One window of the Peromyscus maniculatus bairdii isolate BWxNUB_F1_BW_parent chromosome 18, HU_Pman_BW_mat_3.1, whole genome shotgun sequence genome contains the following:
- the Rnf41 gene encoding E3 ubiquitin-protein ligase NRDP1 isoform X1 produces MGYDVTRFQGDVDEDLICPICSGVLEEPVQAPHCEHAFCNACITQWFSQQQTCPVDRSVVTVAHLRPVPRIMRNMLSKLQIACDNAVFGCSAVVRLDNLTSHLSDCEHNPKRPVTCEQGCGLEMPKDELPNHNCIKHLRSVVQQQQTRIAELEKTSAEHKHQLAEQKRDIQLLKAYMRAIRSVNPNLQNLEETIEYNEILEWVNSLQPARVTRWGGMISTPDAVLQAVIKRSLVESGCPASIVNELIENAHERSWPQGLATLETRQMNRRYYENYVAKRIPGKQAVVVMACENQHMGDDMVQEPGLVMIFAHGVEEI; encoded by the exons ATGGGGTATGATGTAACACGTTTCCAGGGGGATGTTGACGAGGACCTTATCTGCCCCATCTGCAGTGGAGTCTTGGAGGAGCCGGTGCAG GCTCCTCACTGTGAGCATGCTTTCTGCAACGCCTGCATCACCCAATGGTTCTCTCAGCAGCAGACGTGTCCGGTAGACCGCAGCGTTGTCACGGTCGCCCACCTGCGCCCGGTGCCTCGGATCATGCGGAACATGCTGTCAAAGCTGCAGATCGCATGTGACAACGCCGTGTTCGGCTGCAGTGCCGTCGTCCGGCTCGACAACCTCACGTCCCACCTCAGCGACTGCGAGCACAATCCGAAGCGGCCCGTGACCTGCGAGCAGGGCTGTGG CCTGGAGATGCCCAAAGATGAGCTGCCAAACCACAACTGCATTAAGCACCTGCGCTCCgtggtgcagcagcagcagactcGAATCGCAGAACTGGAGAAGACGTCCGCCGAGCACAAGCACCAGCTGGCAGAACAG AAGCGAGACATCCAGCTGCTGAAGGCGTATATGCGTGCAATCCGCAGCGTCAACCCCAACCTTCAGAACCTGGAGGAGACGATCGAGTACAACGAGATCCTCGA GTGGGTGAACTCCTTACAGCCAGCAAGAGTGACCCGCTGGGGAGGGATGATCTCCACCCCTGACGCTGTGCTCCAGGCCGTCATCAAGCGCTCCCTGGTGGAGAGCGGCTGCCCGGCCTCGATTGTCAACGAGCTGATTGAGAACGCCCACGAGCGCAGCTGGCCCCAGGGCCTGGCCACACTCGAGACCAGACAGATGAACCGGCGCTACTATGAGAACTACGTGGCCAAGCGCATCCCTGGCAAGCAGGCTGTTGTGGTGATGGCCTGCGAGAACCAGCACATGGGCGATGACATGGTGCAGGAGCCAGGGCTCGTCATGATCTTTGCACACGGTGTGGAGGAGATCTGA
- the Rnf41 gene encoding E3 ubiquitin-protein ligase NRDP1 isoform X4, whose product MRNMLSKLQIACDNAVFGCSAVVRLDNLTSHLSDCEHNPKRPVTCEQGCGLEMPKDELPNHNCIKHLRSVVQQQQTRIAELEKTSAEHKHQLAEQKRDIQLLKAYMRAIRSVNPNLQNLEETIEYNEILEWVNSLQPARVTRWGGMISTPDAVLQAVIKRSLVESGCPASIVNELIENAHERSWPQGLATLETRQMNRRYYENYVAKRIPGKQAVVVMACENQHMGDDMVQEPGLVMIFAHGVEEI is encoded by the exons ATGCGGAACATGCTGTCAAAGCTGCAGATCGCATGTGACAACGCCGTGTTCGGCTGCAGTGCCGTCGTCCGGCTCGACAACCTCACGTCCCACCTCAGCGACTGCGAGCACAATCCGAAGCGGCCCGTGACCTGCGAGCAGGGCTGTGG CCTGGAGATGCCCAAAGATGAGCTGCCAAACCACAACTGCATTAAGCACCTGCGCTCCgtggtgcagcagcagcagactcGAATCGCAGAACTGGAGAAGACGTCCGCCGAGCACAAGCACCAGCTGGCAGAACAG AAGCGAGACATCCAGCTGCTGAAGGCGTATATGCGTGCAATCCGCAGCGTCAACCCCAACCTTCAGAACCTGGAGGAGACGATCGAGTACAACGAGATCCTCGA GTGGGTGAACTCCTTACAGCCAGCAAGAGTGACCCGCTGGGGAGGGATGATCTCCACCCCTGACGCTGTGCTCCAGGCCGTCATCAAGCGCTCCCTGGTGGAGAGCGGCTGCCCGGCCTCGATTGTCAACGAGCTGATTGAGAACGCCCACGAGCGCAGCTGGCCCCAGGGCCTGGCCACACTCGAGACCAGACAGATGAACCGGCGCTACTATGAGAACTACGTGGCCAAGCGCATCCCTGGCAAGCAGGCTGTTGTGGTGATGGCCTGCGAGAACCAGCACATGGGCGATGACATGGTGCAGGAGCCAGGGCTCGTCATGATCTTTGCACACGGTGTGGAGGAGATCTGA
- the Rnf41 gene encoding E3 ubiquitin-protein ligase NRDP1 isoform X3 encodes MGYDVTRFQGDVDEDLICPICSGVLEEPVQQTCPVDRSVVTVAHLRPVPRIMRNMLSKLQIACDNAVFGCSAVVRLDNLTSHLSDCEHNPKRPVTCEQGCGLEMPKDELPNHNCIKHLRSVVQQQQTRIAELEKTSAEHKHQLAEQKRDIQLLKAYMRAIRSVNPNLQNLEETIEYNEILEWVNSLQPARVTRWGGMISTPDAVLQAVIKRSLVESGCPASIVNELIENAHERSWPQGLATLETRQMNRRYYENYVAKRIPGKQAVVVMACENQHMGDDMVQEPGLVMIFAHGVEEI; translated from the exons ATGGGGTATGATGTAACACGTTTCCAGGGGGATGTTGACGAGGACCTTATCTGCCCCATCTGCAGTGGAGTCTTGGAGGAGCCGGTGCAG CAGACGTGTCCGGTAGACCGCAGCGTTGTCACGGTCGCCCACCTGCGCCCGGTGCCTCGGATCATGCGGAACATGCTGTCAAAGCTGCAGATCGCATGTGACAACGCCGTGTTCGGCTGCAGTGCCGTCGTCCGGCTCGACAACCTCACGTCCCACCTCAGCGACTGCGAGCACAATCCGAAGCGGCCCGTGACCTGCGAGCAGGGCTGTGG CCTGGAGATGCCCAAAGATGAGCTGCCAAACCACAACTGCATTAAGCACCTGCGCTCCgtggtgcagcagcagcagactcGAATCGCAGAACTGGAGAAGACGTCCGCCGAGCACAAGCACCAGCTGGCAGAACAG AAGCGAGACATCCAGCTGCTGAAGGCGTATATGCGTGCAATCCGCAGCGTCAACCCCAACCTTCAGAACCTGGAGGAGACGATCGAGTACAACGAGATCCTCGA GTGGGTGAACTCCTTACAGCCAGCAAGAGTGACCCGCTGGGGAGGGATGATCTCCACCCCTGACGCTGTGCTCCAGGCCGTCATCAAGCGCTCCCTGGTGGAGAGCGGCTGCCCGGCCTCGATTGTCAACGAGCTGATTGAGAACGCCCACGAGCGCAGCTGGCCCCAGGGCCTGGCCACACTCGAGACCAGACAGATGAACCGGCGCTACTATGAGAACTACGTGGCCAAGCGCATCCCTGGCAAGCAGGCTGTTGTGGTGATGGCCTGCGAGAACCAGCACATGGGCGATGACATGGTGCAGGAGCCAGGGCTCGTCATGATCTTTGCACACGGTGTGGAGGAGATCTGA
- the Rnf41 gene encoding E3 ubiquitin-protein ligase NRDP1 isoform X2, with product MGYDVTRFQGDVDEDLICPICSGVLEEPVQQQTCPVDRSVVTVAHLRPVPRIMRNMLSKLQIACDNAVFGCSAVVRLDNLTSHLSDCEHNPKRPVTCEQGCGLEMPKDELPNHNCIKHLRSVVQQQQTRIAELEKTSAEHKHQLAEQKRDIQLLKAYMRAIRSVNPNLQNLEETIEYNEILEWVNSLQPARVTRWGGMISTPDAVLQAVIKRSLVESGCPASIVNELIENAHERSWPQGLATLETRQMNRRYYENYVAKRIPGKQAVVVMACENQHMGDDMVQEPGLVMIFAHGVEEI from the exons ATGGGGTATGATGTAACACGTTTCCAGGGGGATGTTGACGAGGACCTTATCTGCCCCATCTGCAGTGGAGTCTTGGAGGAGCCGGTGCAG CAGCAGACGTGTCCGGTAGACCGCAGCGTTGTCACGGTCGCCCACCTGCGCCCGGTGCCTCGGATCATGCGGAACATGCTGTCAAAGCTGCAGATCGCATGTGACAACGCCGTGTTCGGCTGCAGTGCCGTCGTCCGGCTCGACAACCTCACGTCCCACCTCAGCGACTGCGAGCACAATCCGAAGCGGCCCGTGACCTGCGAGCAGGGCTGTGG CCTGGAGATGCCCAAAGATGAGCTGCCAAACCACAACTGCATTAAGCACCTGCGCTCCgtggtgcagcagcagcagactcGAATCGCAGAACTGGAGAAGACGTCCGCCGAGCACAAGCACCAGCTGGCAGAACAG AAGCGAGACATCCAGCTGCTGAAGGCGTATATGCGTGCAATCCGCAGCGTCAACCCCAACCTTCAGAACCTGGAGGAGACGATCGAGTACAACGAGATCCTCGA GTGGGTGAACTCCTTACAGCCAGCAAGAGTGACCCGCTGGGGAGGGATGATCTCCACCCCTGACGCTGTGCTCCAGGCCGTCATCAAGCGCTCCCTGGTGGAGAGCGGCTGCCCGGCCTCGATTGTCAACGAGCTGATTGAGAACGCCCACGAGCGCAGCTGGCCCCAGGGCCTGGCCACACTCGAGACCAGACAGATGAACCGGCGCTACTATGAGAACTACGTGGCCAAGCGCATCCCTGGCAAGCAGGCTGTTGTGGTGATGGCCTGCGAGAACCAGCACATGGGCGATGACATGGTGCAGGAGCCAGGGCTCGTCATGATCTTTGCACACGGTGTGGAGGAGATCTGA